The following coding sequences lie in one Erwinia amylovora genomic window:
- the sanA gene encoding outer membrane permeability protein SanA produces the protein MLIRLIYGLIIIITLIAATALGLDRWVSWKTAPYVYDDLQALPHRQVGVVLGTAKFYRTGVINQYYLYRMQGALNAYNSGKVNYLLLSGDNARQSYNEPMTMRRDLIAAGVDPSDIVLDYAGFRTLDSIVRTRKVFDTNDFIIITQRFHCERALLIALHMGIQAQCYAVPSPKNMMSVRLREVAARLGALADLYVMKREPRFLGPLVPIPARHDVPEDAQSYPAVSPEQLLELQQKK, from the coding sequence ATGTTGATACGCCTGATTTATGGTCTGATTATCATCATTACGTTGATAGCAGCGACCGCACTCGGCCTCGATCGCTGGGTCAGCTGGAAAACGGCACCCTACGTGTATGACGATCTGCAAGCGCTGCCGCATCGTCAGGTTGGCGTGGTACTGGGAACCGCCAAGTTTTACCGTACCGGGGTGATCAATCAGTATTACCTCTATCGTATGCAGGGCGCATTGAACGCGTATAACAGCGGGAAGGTCAATTACCTGCTGCTGAGCGGAGACAATGCCCGGCAGAGCTACAACGAGCCGATGACCATGCGCCGTGACCTGATCGCCGCCGGCGTGGATCCTTCTGATATCGTGCTGGACTATGCCGGTTTTCGTACGCTCGATTCCATCGTACGTACGCGCAAAGTGTTTGATACCAATGATTTTATTATCATCACCCAGCGTTTCCACTGCGAACGCGCGCTGTTGATTGCGCTGCATATGGGGATTCAGGCCCAGTGCTATGCGGTGCCGTCACCAAAGAATATGATGAGCGTGCGGCTGCGCGAAGTGGCAGCCCGCCTCGGGGCGCTGGCCGATCTGTATGTCATGAAGCGCGAGCCGCGTTTTCTCGGCCCGCTGGTGCCGATCCCAGCCCGCCATGACGTGCCGGAGGATGCACAAAGTTATCCGGCAGTCAGCCCGGAGCAGCTGCTGGAATTACAGCAGAAGAAGTAA
- the mglC gene encoding galactose/methyl galactoside ABC transporter permease MglC, which yields MKAVNKKNALTWLKEGGIYVVLLVLLAIIIIQDPTFLSLMNLSNVLTQSSVRVIIALGVAGLIVTQGTDLSAGRQVGLAAVVAATLLQSMDNANKVFPQLETLPIALVVVIVCAIGALIGLLNGVIIAYLKVTPFITTLGTMIIVYGVNSLYYDHVGASPVAGFDEKFSTFAQGFLRIGDFKLSYITFYALIAVFLVWVLWTKTRFGKNIFAIGGNPEAARVSGVNVPFNLILVYALSGVFYAFGGMLEAGRIGSATNNLGFMYELDAIAACVVGGVSFAGGVGTVAGVVTGVIIFTVINYGLTYIGVNPYWQYIIKGSIIIFAVALDSLKYARKK from the coding sequence ATGAAAGCGGTAAATAAGAAAAATGCGCTCACCTGGCTTAAAGAGGGAGGCATTTATGTGGTGCTGCTGGTGTTGCTGGCCATCATTATTATCCAGGATCCGACGTTTTTAAGTTTAATGAACCTGAGTAATGTTCTGACTCAGTCATCGGTGCGGGTGATCATCGCGCTGGGCGTCGCCGGACTGATTGTAACCCAGGGAACCGATCTGTCCGCCGGGCGTCAGGTGGGGCTGGCCGCCGTGGTGGCCGCCACGCTGTTACAGTCGATGGACAACGCTAACAAGGTCTTTCCGCAGCTGGAAACGCTGCCGATTGCACTGGTGGTGGTGATCGTCTGCGCCATCGGCGCGCTGATTGGGCTGCTTAACGGTGTGATTATTGCTTACCTGAAGGTAACGCCGTTTATCACTACTCTGGGCACCATGATTATCGTTTACGGGGTGAACTCACTCTATTACGACCATGTGGGCGCATCGCCGGTCGCCGGTTTTGACGAGAAGTTTTCCACCTTTGCCCAGGGCTTTCTGCGCATTGGTGACTTCAAACTCTCATATATTACCTTCTATGCGCTGATTGCCGTGTTTTTGGTGTGGGTCCTGTGGACTAAAACGCGCTTCGGTAAAAACATTTTTGCTATCGGCGGTAATCCGGAGGCCGCGCGCGTCTCTGGCGTCAACGTGCCGTTTAACCTGATTCTCGTCTATGCCCTGTCCGGGGTGTTCTACGCGTTCGGTGGCATGCTGGAAGCGGGGCGTATCGGTTCGGCTACCAATAACCTCGGCTTTATGTACGAGCTGGACGCGATTGCTGCCTGTGTGGTGGGCGGCGTGTCGTTTGCCGGTGGGGTTGGAACGGTGGCCGGCGTGGTAACCGGGGTGATTATCTTTACGGTGATCAACTACGGTTTGACCTATATCGGCGTCAATCCTTACTGGCAGTACATTATTAAAGGCAGCATTATTATCTTCGCCGTGGCGCTGGACTCACTCAAGTACGCACGTAAGAAATAG
- the mglA gene encoding galactose/methyl galactoside ABC transporter ATP-binding protein MglA, producing the protein MGSHSVPTECEYLLEMTAVSKSFPGVKALDNVNLRVRPHSVHALMGENGAGKSTLLKCLFGIYAKDSGSIIFRGMAVNYHSAKEALENGVSMVHQELNLVLQRSVMDNMWLGRYPQKGLFVDQDKMYLDTKAIFDELDINIDPRDKVVTLSVSQMQMVEIAKAFSYDAKIVIMDEPTSSLTEKEVNHLFTIIRKLKDRGCGIIYISHKMEEIFQLCDEITILRDGQWIATRPLAGLDMDQIIAMMVGRSLNQRFPDKTNVPGETILEVRNLSSLRQPSIRDVSFDLRQGEILGIAGLVGAKRTDIVETLFGIREKSAGTIRLHGKAINNHSANEAINHGFALVTEERRSTGIYAYLDIGFNSLISNIAKYKNRIGLLDNRRMKSDTQWVIDAMRVKTPGHYTAIGSLSGGNQQKVIIGRWLLTQPEVLMLDEPTRGIDVGAKFEIYQLIAELAKKGKGIIIISSEMPELLGITDRILVMSNGLVAGIVETKTTTQNEILRLASLHL; encoded by the coding sequence ATGGGCAGTCATAGCGTACCAACAGAGTGCGAATACTTACTGGAGATGACCGCTGTCAGTAAGTCTTTTCCCGGGGTTAAAGCGCTCGATAACGTCAATCTGAGGGTTCGTCCGCATTCTGTTCATGCCTTAATGGGGGAGAATGGTGCGGGCAAGTCTACGCTGCTAAAATGCCTGTTTGGTATTTATGCTAAAGACAGCGGCAGCATTATTTTCCGTGGGATGGCAGTGAATTACCACAGCGCGAAAGAGGCGCTGGAAAATGGCGTTTCAATGGTGCATCAGGAATTAAACCTGGTGCTGCAGCGTAGCGTCATGGACAATATGTGGCTTGGGCGTTATCCGCAAAAAGGGTTATTCGTCGACCAGGATAAAATGTATCTTGATACAAAAGCGATATTCGACGAGCTGGATATTAATATTGACCCACGCGATAAAGTGGTCACGCTGTCCGTCTCGCAAATGCAGATGGTCGAAATTGCCAAGGCGTTCTCCTATGACGCTAAAATAGTCATCATGGATGAGCCGACCTCGTCGTTAACGGAAAAGGAAGTCAACCATCTTTTCACCATTATCCGCAAGTTGAAGGATCGCGGCTGCGGTATTATCTACATCTCGCACAAAATGGAAGAGATATTTCAGCTGTGCGATGAAATAACCATTCTTCGCGACGGCCAGTGGATTGCCACCCGGCCGCTTGCAGGCCTGGATATGGATCAAATCATCGCCATGATGGTTGGACGTTCACTTAATCAGCGTTTTCCTGATAAAACCAACGTGCCGGGCGAGACCATCCTTGAAGTACGCAACCTGTCCTCGCTGCGCCAGCCGTCCATTCGCGATGTTTCTTTCGATCTTCGTCAGGGGGAAATCCTCGGTATTGCCGGGCTGGTGGGAGCGAAACGTACCGATATTGTCGAGACCCTGTTTGGCATTCGCGAAAAATCAGCGGGTACCATCCGGCTGCACGGCAAAGCGATCAATAATCACAGCGCCAATGAAGCCATTAATCACGGATTTGCGCTGGTGACCGAAGAACGGCGTTCTACCGGTATTTATGCCTATCTGGATATTGGATTCAATTCGCTGATTTCAAACATCGCCAAATATAAAAACCGCATTGGGCTATTGGATAACCGCCGCATGAAAAGCGATACCCAATGGGTCATTGATGCGATGCGGGTAAAAACGCCGGGGCATTATACCGCCATCGGTTCCTTATCCGGTGGTAATCAGCAGAAAGTGATCATTGGCCGCTGGTTGTTGACCCAGCCGGAAGTTCTGATGCTGGATGAACCCACGCGCGGCATTGACGTGGGGGCAAAGTTTGAAATCTATCAGCTGATTGCAGAACTGGCAAAAAAAGGTAAGGGGATCATCATCATCTCTTCTGAAATGCCGGAATTATTAGGGATCACCGACCGGATACTGGTAATGAGTAATGGCCTGGTAGCCGGCATTGTTGAGACCAAAACAACGACGCAAAACGAAATATTGCGTTTGGCTTCATTGCACCTTTAA
- the mglB gene encoding galactose/glucose ABC transporter substrate-binding protein MglB, with protein sequence MNKKVFTFSVLLASMTFGAAAQAADTRIGVTIYKYDDNFMSMVRKDIEKEAKNSPGVQLLMNDSQNSQSTQNDQVDVLLAKGVKALAINLVDPAAAAVVIAKAKANDVPVVFFNKEPSAKTLASYDKAYYVGTDSKESGVKQGELIEKHWKANPAWDLNKDGEMQFVLLKGEPGHPDAEARTKYVIDTLNKDGVKTQQLHLDNAMWDTAQAKDKVDAWLSGPNGNKIEVVIANNDAMAMGAVEALKAHNRSSVPVFGVDALPEALALVKSSAMAGTVLNDAKNQAKATLELAKNLAAGKPATEGTRYKLDGKVVRVAYIPVDKDNLSQLPQ encoded by the coding sequence ATGAATAAGAAGGTTTTCACGTTCAGCGTCCTGCTGGCCAGTATGACGTTTGGCGCAGCGGCTCAGGCTGCCGACACGCGCATTGGCGTTACCATCTATAAATACGACGACAACTTTATGTCAATGGTACGCAAGGATATTGAGAAAGAGGCTAAAAACAGCCCGGGCGTTCAGCTGTTGATGAACGACTCGCAGAACAGCCAGTCAACGCAAAACGACCAGGTCGACGTGTTGCTGGCGAAAGGGGTCAAGGCGCTGGCGATTAATCTTGTCGATCCGGCTGCGGCTGCCGTCGTCATTGCCAAAGCGAAAGCGAATGATGTCCCCGTGGTGTTTTTCAATAAAGAGCCGAGCGCCAAAACGCTGGCCAGCTACGACAAAGCTTATTATGTCGGAACGGACTCGAAAGAATCTGGCGTCAAGCAGGGCGAACTGATTGAAAAACACTGGAAGGCCAATCCAGCCTGGGATCTGAACAAAGACGGTGAGATGCAGTTTGTGCTGCTGAAGGGGGAACCTGGCCACCCGGACGCGGAAGCGCGCACCAAATATGTGATTGATACGTTAAACAAAGATGGCGTGAAAACCCAGCAGCTGCATTTAGATAACGCCATGTGGGATACCGCTCAGGCGAAAGACAAAGTGGATGCCTGGCTGTCCGGCCCTAACGGCAACAAAATCGAAGTGGTTATCGCTAATAACGATGCAATGGCAATGGGCGCGGTAGAGGCGTTGAAAGCGCATAACCGATCTTCTGTGCCGGTATTCGGCGTTGATGCACTACCCGAAGCGCTGGCGCTGGTGAAATCCTCAGCGATGGCCGGTACGGTGCTTAACGATGCGAAAAACCAGGCGAAAGCCACCCTGGAGCTGGCCAAAAACCTGGCGGCGGGCAAACCGGCGACCGAAGGCACCCGCTACAAACTTGATGGTAAAGTGGTACGCGTAGCCTATATACCGGTAGATAAAGACAACCTGTCTCAGCTGCCACAATAA
- the galS gene encoding HTH-type transcriptional regulator GalS, producing MLTIRDVAREAGVSVATVSRVLNNSSVVTADTRTRVMKTIERLGYRPDANAQALANRLSDTIGVVVMDVSDPFFGALIKAVDAVARSMQMQVLINNAWHQADKERHAIEVLIRQRCHALIVHAKALCDRELAALMQQVPGMVLINRVVPGFAHRCVYLDNVSGALMAMHMLQQHGHQRIAYLGSSHAIEDNAQRRAGWHQALGEQGITPPDSWCAGGEPDLQGGELAMVELLGRNLQLTAVFAYNDSMAAGALAALKDNAIAVPQQLSLVGFDDIPFARYTDPQLSTMRYPIASMAKLATELALKAAAGQLDPQESHCFMPTLVRRHSVAVRQTVAVVTNLGDGGL from the coding sequence ATGTTAACCATACGCGATGTGGCGCGGGAAGCGGGCGTCTCTGTCGCCACCGTCTCGCGGGTGCTTAACAACAGCTCGGTGGTCACCGCAGATACCCGCACCCGGGTAATGAAAACCATTGAACGGCTGGGTTATCGCCCTGATGCCAACGCCCAGGCGCTGGCTAACCGGCTCAGTGATACCATCGGCGTGGTGGTGATGGATGTCTCCGACCCGTTCTTTGGCGCGCTGATCAAAGCGGTTGACGCCGTTGCCCGCTCGATGCAGATGCAGGTCTTGATCAATAATGCCTGGCATCAGGCGGACAAAGAGCGCCACGCCATTGAAGTGCTGATCCGTCAGCGCTGCCATGCCCTGATCGTACACGCAAAAGCATTGTGCGACAGGGAGCTGGCCGCCCTGATGCAGCAGGTGCCGGGCATGGTACTGATCAACCGGGTAGTGCCGGGTTTTGCCCACCGCTGCGTGTATCTTGATAACGTCAGCGGGGCGCTGATGGCGATGCATATGTTGCAACAGCACGGGCACCAGCGCATTGCTTATCTCGGTTCATCCCATGCGATTGAAGATAACGCGCAGCGGCGCGCAGGCTGGCACCAGGCGCTAGGCGAGCAAGGCATAACTCCGCCAGACAGCTGGTGTGCCGGGGGCGAACCTGATTTGCAGGGCGGCGAGCTGGCGATGGTCGAACTGCTGGGGCGCAATCTGCAACTGACGGCGGTATTTGCCTATAACGACAGTATGGCGGCCGGTGCGCTGGCGGCATTGAAAGATAACGCAATTGCGGTGCCGCAGCAGCTTTCACTGGTCGGATTCGACGATATTCCCTTCGCACGTTATACCGACCCGCAGCTAAGCACGATGCGCTATCCCATCGCTTCAATGGCCAAACTGGCGACTGAACTGGCATTAAAGGCCGCCGCCGGGCAGCTTGATCCGCAGGAAAGCCACTGCTTTATGCCAACGCTGGTCAGGCGACATTCGGTCGCAGTTCGACAAACTGTGGCGGTGGTCACTAACTTAGGTGACGGCGGCCTGTAA